The Asticcacaulis sp. EMRT-3 region TCGTCCATCGCCGTGATATTGGCCACGCCGCCCAGATTGACCACCACCAGCGGCAGGGCCAGTCCCGCGTGACGCACCAAAGCCTGATGATAGACCGGCATCAAAGGTGCCGCCTCGCCGCCCGCCTGAATATCGGCCTGGCGGAAATCACTGACCACGGCCACGCCGGTGGCGTCGGCGAAGGCCTGCCCGTCGAAAAGCTGCACCGTGCGCCCCGCCACGCCGTTTTTCGGACGTTCGTGCAGCACGGTCTGGCCATGCACGCCCAGCAGGTCAAGATCGCCGAAGCGCAGACCGGCATCATCGAGAAAGGCGCGCGCCGCCTGCAAATGGCAATCGACAATCGCATGGCGCGCCTCTTTGAAAATCAGCGGTTCGGCCTCACCGCGCGGCCAGTTGAGCGCCGCCTGTATGGTGGCTTCCAGCAGGGCGCGGGTTTCCGGCGGCATGGGCTGTTCGCTCCACGGCCCGAAATGCAATTGCGCCTCGCCATCGGTATCGAGCACGGCCATATCGACGCCATCGAGCGATGTACCCGTCATAAAGCCCAAAACTTTCAGCATATCCGGCCTCCCGCTCTTGACGCGCCACGCTTGCGGGTGTCACAGAAGCGGCCCCAGCCTCCTGATATTGCACCGAAATCATGACCGAGCCAAGCTTCCAATCCGACTTCCTGCGCACGCTCCAGGCGCGCGGCTTCATCCATCAGTGTACCGACGAGATCGCGCTCGATACATTGGCGAAGGCGGGCATGATCACGGCCTATATCGGCTTCGACGCCACGGCCTCTTCGCTGCACGCCGGTTCGCTGGTGCAGATCATGATGCTGCGCTGGCTGCAAAAGACCGGTCACAAGCCGATCGTGCTGATGGGCGGCGGCACCACCAAGGTGGGTGATCCTTCCGGCAAGGACACGCAGCGCCAGTTGCTCGACGACGCCAGGATTGCCGAAAACATGAACGGCATCAAACAGGTCTTCACGAAATTTCTCGATTTCGGTGAAGACGGCAACAAGGCCGTCATGGTCAATAATGACGACTGGCTGTCGGGCTTTGGCTATATCCAGTTCCTGCGCACTTTCGGCCCACATTTCACCATCAACCGCATGATGAGCTTCGATTCGGTCAAGCTGCGGCTGGAGCGCGAGCAGCCGCTGACCTTCCTTGAATTCAATTATATGCTGATGCAGGCGGTCGATTTCCGCGAACTGAACCTGCGCCATGACTGCATCCTGCAAATGGGCGGCTCGGATCAGTGGGGCAATATCATCAATGGCGTTGAGCTGACGCGGCGCATGGGCGAAGGCGCGCATGGCAGTTCTGCTTTCGGCTTGACCACGCCGCTCCTCACCACCGCTTCGGGCGCGAAAATGGGCAAGACGGCGTCGGGCGCGGTCTGGCTCAATGCCGATATGCTGTCGCCTTACGATTACTGGCAGTACTGGCGCAATGCCGAGGATCGCGATGTCGGGCGCTTCCTGCGCCTGTTCACCGAACTGCCGCTCGACGAGATCGCCCGTCTCGAAGCGCTGGAAGGCGCTGAAATCAATGAGGCCAAGAAGGTGCTGGCCGACGAAGCTACCCGCCTGCTGCACGGCGACGAGGCCGCCCATTCGGCGCGCGACACGGCGCAAAAAGCTTTTGAGCAGGGCGTGATGTCGGCTGATCTGCCGACCGTCGAGATCGAAGCCCATGTGCTGAACGAAGGCATCATGCTGGCGGCTTTGGCCACGCGCATCGGCCTGACCGCCTCGAATGGCGAGGCGCGCCGTCTCGCTCAGGGCGGCGGTTTGCGCGTCAATGATGTGGCGATCACGGACGGCAACCAGCTTGTCACCGCCGCCGATCTGCGCGATGGCGTCGTCAAGATCGCTCAGGGCAAGAAGAAGATCTTCCTGATCAGACCGGTCTGACGAAACCTGACTCTATAGTTTCGGTTCGGCGGGGTGCGCCCCCTTGCTCGTCTTGGCGATATTGATGACTTCGTGTCCCCGGCCTGTTGGTACGGTGGCCGATTTCAGCGATGTCTTGCGCCGACCTTTTTTGAGCACGATCTCTTCGCCCATAAAACGGGCATAGACCTGGGTGAATTCGGCGCCGAGGAAGAAAACCTGCGTCGAATAATAGATCCAGACCAGCAGCACGATCAGCGAACCCGCCGCACCATAGGCCGTGCCGAAAGCGGAATGGCTGAGATAGAGACTGATCAGGAACTTGCCGGTCTCGAACAGGATCGCGGTGATAATGGCACCGACCCCGACATCGCGCCATTTAATGTTAACATCCGGCAGGAATTTATAGACCATCGCAAACATCAGCGCCGCCACGCAGAACGAAAAAGCGGTATTGGACAGATGGAGAAGCCACGAAGGCACCACGCTCGACACCTGAGTTGTGAACGCGGCCAGCAAGGCCGAAATGACCAGACCGACCAGCAGGATCAGCCCGACACCCAGGATCATGGCGAAGGACAGCAGGCGCTTCTTGACAAACCATATCCAGTGGCCGCGCGGCATGTGATCGACATTCCAGATCGTGTTCAGCGCGTCCTGAAGCTGGGCGAAAAAGCCTGTTGAGGAAATAAGCAGGGTGATCAGGCCAATGGCGGTAGCCCAGCCGCCGCCCTGGCTATCGGTGGCGTGCTGGCGATGGCGCAGGATCGACTGGATGGCATGGGCACCACGCTCGCCGATCATAGCCTGAATCTCGGCAACCAGATAACCGGCCACGGCTTCATGGCCGAAGAAGAGACTGGCGATGGCGATGACGATCAGCAGCAGCGGTCCGATCGACAGGACGCTGTAAAAGGCCAGCGCCGCCCCCAGTCGCGGCACCTTATCCTCGTTCCATTCGTGCAGGGTTTCCTTCAGCATCAGCCACAGAACCGTCAGGTTAAGCCGGTGGCGGGGTTCAGCAATATCCGTCATGAGCTTGATAGGCCTGAATTGTGAAAGCGGAAAGCGGGAGCGCCTATACACTATAGCCCTATTCGTGCCCGGTTGCGTCCATGCTGACGAAAAATTGAAAAGCCGGGAAAGAACAGCGGCTTTCCCGGCTTTTTTAACAGTTTTTCAGGCCAATTGATATTTTACTTCAGATCGGCAAGCGCGCTCATATCATAGGTGCTGAGGCTGGGCGCGGCAGGCTGAATCGGCGCGATATCGGCCGCCGGTGCAGCCAGACTGACCGGTGACACGGCCTGTTCGGTGCGGCGGTTTTGCAGGCAGCGACCCTGGAAAAAGGCCCCGACATCGATGGCCAACTGGTCGTGGGTGATGTCGCCCTCCACATAGGCCGTGGCCTGAAGCTTGATCTGGCGGCCCTGAATCGAGCCGACAATGCGACCGCGCACTTCGATGCTTTCCGCCTCAACCTTGCCTTCGATATTGCCCGATTCACCGACGATCAGGTGACCCACCTTGACATCGCCGCGCACCGTGCCATCGAGGTGCAGATCGCCTGTGCCGGTCACATTGCCTTCAACGAGCAGGCCGGAACCGATCGAAGAAAAGGGCTTGTTGCCAGTGCTGGCGGGGGCCGCCGGTTTGGTGCGCGCCATATTGACGTGAGGGGCCTCATGGAGAGGCGGCGTGGCTGCGGGCTGCGGCTGGGGAGCCGGCGCGGTGCGGGGCTTAGTTTTGTTGAACATAGTCTCCTGCCTTCAAAAAGCGTGCGGGGTTTTGGGGACGGCCATTGATCCAGACCTCATAATGGAGGTGGTTACCGGTCGAGCGACCGGTCGATCCCATGGAAGCGATGCGCTGGTCGAGAGCGACATGCTGGCCGGGGTGAACACTATAGGCGGCCAGATGGGCGTAACGTGTCATAAAGCCGTTGCCGTGGTCGATCTCCACCACATTGCCATAGCCGGTACGGACGCCGGTAAAGCTGACAATACCGGGGGCCGTGGCATAGATCGGCGTCAGATAGGGGCCGGCGAAATCCTGACCGGTATGGAAATGCGGCGTGTGGTTGAACGGATCGAGGCGGATGCCGAAGCCTGAACTTTCGCGCGTGCCGATGGTCGGGCGACCGAATGGCAGATGCTGCGCGCTCGTTTGCAGGCCGCGCATGTCGGACAGATCGGCGGCGGCATTGCGGATGCGGTCGGCGAAATCGCTATCGACGCCGAGCAAGGTGGCCAGCGTCGCGGTGTCTTTGTTGGAAAGCGAATTATTGTCACTGCCCGCGAAGGCGGCCGGATTGAGGCCCGCCAGCCGGAAAGCCAGACGCAGGCGTTCGGCACGGCTCTTGGCGAAGGACTCAGCCTCGGTGATCATGCGTTCCTGCTCGGCGCGCACCGAATAGATGCGCTCAATCGGTGGCAGACTGTCATTGATCGGGGCGGGCGCCAGAGCGGCGGCGGCACCCGGCACGCCCTTGAAATCGGTCAGCACCTTGATCAGGGCGTCATTACGCGCTGTCACGGTCTTGGCCAGATCTTCGAGCGATCCCGAATTGGCGGTAGCCTGCTGGGTGGCGATGTCGAGACGCGCCTGCCGGTCGGCGATCCAGCGTTCGGATTGCGCCTTCATCATGCGGATGGCGTTTTCAGAGCCAGCGCCGTGGGCGGCGGCGAAAAACAGGGTGAAACCGGTCGAGATGGCCAGCCAGGTCAGAAGCGCCGCCGACATGAAGATCAGCGCGAACTGACGGCCCGGACTGAGCACATAGCCGTGGGTTTCCCCGCCTGTACGGATATAGATATGACGCTCTGGCAAAACGGATTCCATCCAGCCGCCAAAGCGATCCAGAGTATTCTCACGCATCGCCGCCCCAATGATTTTTTAGCTGCCCTAAACCATTTGTTAAGTATGCCTCCGGGCAGAGCCATGCGCAAGTGACCTGTGGAAAACTTTCGGACGCGTCCCTGCCCCTGCCGCGAAAACGGTTGCCGGGCAAAGGATTTGACGACGCAGACGACATGGTGTTTCCCCTTGGTCTGTGCCAAATCGGGAGGCACGTCCGGTTTATTTCAAGATCGGTGCCGCACGCTTCAAGCCCGCAGTTCTGAAACCACGGCCAGCACCTGATCGACATGGCCCTTCACCTTCACGCCGCGCCAGACATGGCGCACCATGCCTTCGGGATCGATCACGAAGGTGGAGCGGTCGGTGCCCATATAGG contains the following coding sequences:
- the tyrS gene encoding tyrosine--tRNA ligase, whose product is MTEPSFQSDFLRTLQARGFIHQCTDEIALDTLAKAGMITAYIGFDATASSLHAGSLVQIMMLRWLQKTGHKPIVLMGGGTTKVGDPSGKDTQRQLLDDARIAENMNGIKQVFTKFLDFGEDGNKAVMVNNDDWLSGFGYIQFLRTFGPHFTINRMMSFDSVKLRLEREQPLTFLEFNYMLMQAVDFRELNLRHDCILQMGGSDQWGNIINGVELTRRMGEGAHGSSAFGLTTPLLTTASGAKMGKTASGAVWLNADMLSPYDYWQYWRNAEDRDVGRFLRLFTELPLDEIARLEALEGAEINEAKKVLADEATRLLHGDEAAHSARDTAQKAFEQGVMSADLPTVEIEAHVLNEGIMLAALATRIGLTASNGEARRLAQGGGLRVNDVAITDGNQLVTAADLRDGVVKIAQGKKKIFLIRPV
- a CDS encoding YihY/virulence factor BrkB family protein encodes the protein MTDIAEPRHRLNLTVLWLMLKETLHEWNEDKVPRLGAALAFYSVLSIGPLLLIVIAIASLFFGHEAVAGYLVAEIQAMIGERGAHAIQSILRHRQHATDSQGGGWATAIGLITLLISSTGFFAQLQDALNTIWNVDHMPRGHWIWFVKKRLLSFAMILGVGLILLVGLVISALLAAFTTQVSSVVPSWLLHLSNTAFSFCVAALMFAMVYKFLPDVNIKWRDVGVGAIITAILFETGKFLISLYLSHSAFGTAYGAAGSLIVLLVWIYYSTQVFFLGAEFTQVYARFMGEEIVLKKGRRKTSLKSATVPTGRGHEVINIAKTSKGAHPAEPKL
- a CDS encoding polymer-forming cytoskeletal protein, which translates into the protein MFNKTKPRTAPAPQPQPAATPPLHEAPHVNMARTKPAAPASTGNKPFSSIGSGLLVEGNVTGTGDLHLDGTVRGDVKVGHLIVGESGNIEGKVEAESIEVRGRIVGSIQGRQIKLQATAYVEGDITHDQLAIDVGAFFQGRCLQNRRTEQAVSPVSLAAPAADIAPIQPAAPSLSTYDMSALADLK
- a CDS encoding M23 family metallopeptidase, whose product is MRENTLDRFGGWMESVLPERHIYIRTGGETHGYVLSPGRQFALIFMSAALLTWLAISTGFTLFFAAAHGAGSENAIRMMKAQSERWIADRQARLDIATQQATANSGSLEDLAKTVTARNDALIKVLTDFKGVPGAAAALAPAPINDSLPPIERIYSVRAEQERMITEAESFAKSRAERLRLAFRLAGLNPAAFAGSDNNSLSNKDTATLATLLGVDSDFADRIRNAAADLSDMRGLQTSAQHLPFGRPTIGTRESSGFGIRLDPFNHTPHFHTGQDFAGPYLTPIYATAPGIVSFTGVRTGYGNVVEIDHGNGFMTRYAHLAAYSVHPGQHVALDQRIASMGSTGRSTGNHLHYEVWINGRPQNPARFLKAGDYVQQN